CCCAGGgtgctgagaaagattactggAATTTTATTGGCCCAGTGGGCactgaccagccgtcgatttcaccaaactcttcctaacttaggattaatcttaggacttaggacgagtaaagttccgtattcaaatacgtaggacgcattgaacccatcctaagttaggacgggttaatcatgctaactcgagttaggattcatcctagcgtttcgtgaaatcggctgcagggcacttatgtaaagtgcattggtaCAATTATTGTCAAAAGCGTAGTGTAGGAACTAGTTATTGTTGTAGACTTGGATAATTCTTTCCCATATTGCTTCGACCTGCTGCTGTGGCGTCTCCCACAATTCCCTGAGTACATCCCATCCGCCAGCGTGGACAAATCTCAAGATGTACTCGTCTGGTTGGTCTATTTGCTGGCAGTATTCATCGTAAGACATGATAAGAAGTTGTACGAATCTGGTGGCTATTGAGACATACAGCGAATTCCATTCTGTTGGGGACAGTGGCACCACAGAGGTAAAACCAGCCAGGAAGTGaccagcgccctctagtggttgGTCATCCTTCCGACCGACCATCATATCAACAACGCTACCTGCAATGTCATACACCAGACACTCATAGGACATGTCATTAAAATCAATAATACCACTGATAACAGGGCTTCTTGATTGGCCAATGTCTGGAATTGCATCCGAGTGATTGGTGGGTTCTGAAATGAGAATGTTAGCTCGATTAGCATCTGCGTGGATCactcctgcaaaaaaaaaaaatcaacattaccaaaattccttttaaaaaacacttttctgttttaaatgcaaaaaatagtgtcatccctagcagagtctttctcgaaagctaacTGACAACACAAATATACTCgtgtaacagaagcagtcaaTTGGAAAGGGTGTCTCGAAAGTCCCCCACTGTCTACATGACAATGGTCATCACCTTGGTGTCCCTTGAAATGTCACAGTGCCCTCATTAAATTCACCTCGTAGAGGAGCCCTTAACTTAGAAAAAAAACTGCCTTTTCCTTACAACAAACAAAAGGTTAGGATTTTACCACAGGGGTGAGAAAACAGAAAACTTGTTATAAAAACCTTTTTGCATGTCATATTCCAACGGTTTGACATCCTTGATGAATCGGTCCAGTATTGTATTAGCTAGATTCCGTCTGCTCTGAAGTGCTTCTCTACACACGTACTGTTTCACATTGCCTGCACTAGTCATGCAGAATCGGTTGTCTGCTGCACGTGCTTTGAGGTTGCTGGTTGCACCTTTATACCCCTGTTAAAGATTTTCAAATTGGGTGTTCAAATTGGATGCAAAGACTATGAAAGTTTAGACTATGAaagttttaaggcactggacaccagtattctcacttggtgtatcccgacatggGCAAAAAAGAAtaagtctttgaaaattttgactcaattggttatcgaggttgcaagagaataataaaagaaaaaaacaccttgttgcacaaatttgtgtggtttcagatgcctaaaggGGGATTCAGGCctgatgaagtcttttaatatgtgagtgagaaattactctcagagggagacgttaatcaaaatgagaacacagttttattatctgaactgtttcaatttaacaaaacacTAAGAGAAGTTTTATCCCTTCTTTGTTATGGGTGATTCTCGGCAGGATTCACAGATATTTGTGAGACCCAAACTAACATTTGAGTAATTCtttgagacaaagatgttgaataGAAGAGAACAAGCaatggtccagtgtaaaattctaGCACTACACACACATTGTTATAGATGCACCAATAACACAAGTCTTACCATCAATGTAGCATTCAGTCTTCCCAAAGCTTTTCCCACATTGTACAGGAGTTGGTTTGATAAAGGAGCAACCTCAGATAATATTCCACCCTGGATGAAAGTAACTAGCATCACAAGGAAGACACCATGCGTCTTGTCTTTAGTACCTGTTGGACAAAGAAGGAaagtttgtttagatgatcttccaaacaagggaacttggcaaagctCCCAAAGGAGATgttgtaaagacactggacacagaaagaagtaattttcgattaaaatattatttgaatttgatttcgagacctcagatttatattttgaggtctggaaatcaagcatctgaaagcacacaactttgtgacaaGGATGTGTTTTCTCtaatagttatcttgcaacttcgacgaccaataactgagctcaaattttcacagatatgttttatgcatgcatatgttgagatacaccaagtgggaagactgttctttgacaattaccaatagtgtctgaaAGGTTGAATAGGAAATGCCTATCTGAATTTCCAAGGgcgattttgttattttcagaAAGTTGCAAACCTTCCGAGAACGTCACCGGTTCCTTGTCTTTATTCCTGAAACCTTACCGCGATAGAACGTCTGCAGGCTCAAGTATTCCCCTTGGAGATTCATCACTGGGGCGGGATACATTCCCAATGCGCCCGCTTGTTGTAGATACCTCAGCACCCCAATTATGTCATCGTAGCACCCTCTCTG
The nucleotide sequence above comes from Asterias rubens chromosome 12, eAstRub1.3, whole genome shotgun sequence. Encoded proteins:
- the LOC117297308 gene encoding hydroxylysine kinase-like: MDTNLYLGLPETIESLPDSNEQLIIKPFLTDSMAGELLKKLYGMEASHTKELPSFCDQNFHVGVTGAGGAEDGVREFVLRLSNTNDSLHQRGCYDDIIGVLRYLQQAGALGMYPAPVMNLQGEYLSLQTFYRTKDKTHGVFLVMLVTFIQGGILSEVAPLSNQLLYNVGKALGRLNATLMGYKGATSNLKARAADNRFCMTSAGNVKQYVCREALQSRRNLANTILDRFIKDVKPLEYDMQKGVIHADANRANILISEPTNHSDAIPDIGQSRSPVISGIIDFNDMSYECLVYDIAGSVVDMMVGRKDDQPLEGAGHFLAGFTSVVPLSPTEWNSLYVSIATRFVQLLIMSYDEYCQQIDQPDEYILRFVHAGGWDVLRELWETPQQQVEAIWERIIQVYNNN